One region of Natronolimnobius baerhuensis genomic DNA includes:
- a CDS encoding LysE family translocator, whose product MSASLIATALAGVVFGLAIAAPPGPMNAIIAEESVIRGWLAGFWAGAGAMLADVLFFVLVLAGVVTVIDHVPVIRPLLYLVGGVLMLYFAIGAINDARSASSFIGENNGSSKGFRKTFALSLTNPYQIGFWLTVGVGLLESGTLDVFAHVPTVGDSLSGTLVVETGSPALIAGFFGGIVVWIVAYPAALAAAGRRVDALAPVIAALSAVVLAGFGAVFLGIGALSLL is encoded by the coding sequence GTGTCTGCCTCTCTCATCGCAACAGCCCTTGCGGGGGTCGTCTTCGGACTCGCAATCGCGGCTCCACCAGGGCCGATGAACGCCATTATCGCCGAGGAGAGCGTCATCCGCGGCTGGCTGGCAGGCTTCTGGGCCGGTGCCGGCGCGATGCTCGCGGACGTGCTCTTTTTCGTCCTGGTGCTCGCCGGCGTCGTCACCGTGATCGATCACGTGCCGGTTATTCGCCCGCTGCTCTATCTCGTCGGCGGTGTGCTCATGCTCTATTTCGCTATCGGAGCAATCAACGATGCGCGGTCTGCCTCCTCGTTCATCGGCGAGAACAACGGCTCCTCGAAGGGCTTTCGCAAAACGTTCGCGCTCTCGCTGACCAACCCCTACCAGATCGGTTTCTGGCTCACCGTCGGCGTCGGCTTGCTCGAGTCGGGGACGCTCGATGTCTTTGCACACGTTCCCACGGTCGGCGACTCGCTCAGCGGCACGCTGGTCGTCGAGACGGGCTCACCCGCGCTGATCGCCGGCTTTTTCGGCGGCATCGTGGTCTGGATCGTCGCCTACCCGGCTGCACTGGCCGCTGCCGGCCGCCGCGTCGATGCGCTCGCGCCGGTGATCGCTGCGCTCAGTGCCGTCGTCCTCGCCGGCTTTGGCGCAGTGTTTCTTGGCATTGGGGCACTCTCATTGCTCTAA
- a CDS encoding DNA topoisomerase I produces the protein MELIITEKENAARRIADILSGGTYDSSRENGVNIYEWGGTRCVGLSGHVVGVDFPSEYSDWRDVEPVELIDASVEKKATKENIVATLRILARKATSATIATDYDREGELIGKEAYEIVREVNDEVPIYRVRFSSITENEVQDAFNNPDELDFDLAAAGEARQIIDLVWGAALTRFLSLSAGQLGNDFISVGRVQSPTLKLIVDREREIQAFDPESYWELFADLHKEETSFESQYFYRDEDDNEAERVWEEATAEAVYETLSERDCATVVDVNRRTRTDDPPTPFNTTQFIRAASSLGYSAQRAMSIAEDLYTAGYITYPRTDNTVYPDDLDPEELLDDFVGHPTLGESAEDLLEAEEIEPTEGDEETTDHPPIHPTGEIPARGGDVSDDEWEVYELVVRRFYATVADPAIWEHLKVVSEVGDCRLKANGKRLVEAGYHDVYPYFNTSENYVPDVDEGEQLELTDVELEAKETQPPRRYGQSRLIETMEDMGIGTKSTRHNTLEKLYDRGYIESDPPRPTKLAMAVVDAAENYADRVVSEGMTAQLEADMDAIASGEAGLEDVTDESREMLEEIFANLADSRDEIGDHLRKSLKDDKRLGPCPECGEDLLVRNSRHGSYFIGCDGYPDCENTLPLPSTGKPLILESECEDHGLNEVKMLAGRQTFVHGCPLCKAEDAGEGPVLGSCPDCGEEHDGELAVKTLQSGSRLVGCTRYPDCEYSLPLPRRGDIEVTDDRCEEHDLPELLVHSGDEPWELGCPICNYQEFQARESDSGSDLEALEGVGAKTVEKLVAAGIESLNDLSDADPDAVAESVDGVSADRIRNWQAEA, from the coding sequence GTGGAACTGATTATCACCGAGAAGGAAAACGCCGCACGACGGATCGCAGACATCCTTTCGGGTGGGACGTACGACTCGAGTCGCGAGAACGGCGTCAACATCTACGAGTGGGGTGGCACGCGCTGCGTCGGGCTGTCGGGCCACGTCGTCGGCGTCGATTTCCCCTCCGAGTATTCGGACTGGCGCGACGTCGAACCGGTCGAACTGATCGACGCCAGCGTCGAGAAAAAAGCGACCAAAGAGAACATCGTCGCGACGTTGCGGATTCTCGCGCGCAAGGCGACGTCGGCGACGATTGCGACAGACTACGACCGCGAGGGCGAACTCATCGGCAAGGAGGCCTACGAGATCGTCCGCGAGGTCAACGACGAGGTTCCGATCTACCGAGTTCGGTTCTCCTCGATCACGGAAAACGAGGTGCAGGATGCCTTCAACAATCCCGATGAACTGGACTTCGACCTCGCGGCTGCGGGCGAAGCCCGCCAGATTATCGACCTCGTCTGGGGCGCTGCGCTCACCCGATTCCTCTCGCTTTCTGCCGGCCAACTCGGCAACGACTTCATCTCCGTTGGTCGGGTGCAGTCGCCGACGCTCAAACTGATCGTCGACCGCGAGCGCGAGATTCAGGCGTTCGATCCCGAATCCTACTGGGAGCTGTTTGCGGACCTGCACAAAGAGGAAACCAGCTTCGAATCCCAGTACTTCTACCGCGACGAGGACGACAACGAAGCCGAGCGCGTCTGGGAGGAAGCCACCGCCGAAGCGGTCTACGAGACGCTCTCCGAGCGCGATTGCGCGACCGTCGTCGACGTCAACCGCCGCACGCGGACCGACGACCCACCGACGCCGTTTAACACCACGCAGTTCATCCGCGCCGCAAGCTCACTCGGCTACTCCGCCCAGCGCGCGATGTCGATTGCCGAGGACCTCTACACCGCCGGCTATATCACCTACCCGCGAACCGACAACACCGTCTACCCCGATGATCTCGACCCCGAGGAACTGCTCGACGACTTCGTCGGCCATCCAACGCTCGGCGAGTCAGCCGAGGACCTCCTCGAGGCCGAGGAAATCGAGCCAACCGAAGGCGACGAGGAGACGACCGACCACCCGCCAATCCACCCGACCGGCGAAATCCCCGCACGCGGCGGCGACGTGAGCGACGACGAGTGGGAAGTCTACGAACTGGTCGTGCGCCGGTTCTACGCGACTGTCGCCGATCCGGCAATCTGGGAACACCTCAAAGTCGTCTCCGAAGTCGGGGACTGCCGGCTCAAGGCAAACGGCAAGCGCCTCGTCGAGGCCGGCTACCACGACGTCTACCCGTACTTCAACACCAGCGAGAACTACGTGCCCGACGTCGACGAGGGTGAGCAACTTGAGTTGACCGATGTCGAACTCGAGGCCAAAGAGACCCAGCCGCCGCGGCGCTACGGCCAGTCGCGGCTTATCGAGACCATGGAGGACATGGGGATCGGGACGAAATCGACGCGACACAACACCCTCGAGAAACTGTACGACCGGGGCTACATCGAGAGCGATCCGCCGCGGCCGACCAAGCTCGCGATGGCCGTCGTCGACGCCGCCGAGAACTACGCGGACCGCGTCGTCAGCGAGGGGATGACGGCCCAACTCGAGGCCGACATGGACGCCATCGCCAGCGGGGAGGCCGGACTCGAGGACGTGACCGACGAGTCCCGCGAGATGTTAGAAGAAATCTTTGCGAACCTCGCGGACTCTCGCGATGAGATCGGCGACCACCTCCGCAAGTCGCTCAAGGACGACAAACGGCTCGGTCCCTGCCCTGAATGTGGCGAGGACCTGCTTGTCCGGAACAGCCGCCACGGCTCGTACTTCATCGGCTGTGATGGCTATCCCGACTGTGAGAACACCCTGCCGCTTCCCTCGACGGGCAAGCCGCTCATTCTCGAGAGCGAGTGCGAAGACCACGGCCTGAACGAGGTGAAGATGCTCGCGGGCCGCCAGACGTTCGTCCACGGCTGTCCGCTCTGTAAGGCCGAAGATGCCGGCGAAGGCCCGGTTCTGGGTTCCTGTCCCGACTGCGGCGAGGAACACGACGGCGAACTCGCCGTCAAAACGCTCCAGAGCGGCTCCCGACTCGTCGGCTGTACGCGCTATCCCGACTGCGAGTACTCCCTGCCGCTTCCCCGACGCGGCGACATCGAAGTCACCGACGACCGGTGTGAGGAACACGACCTGCCCGAACTGCTGGTCCACAGCGGCGACGAGCCCTGGGAACTTGGCTGTCCGATCTGTAACTACCAGGAGTTCCAGGCCCGCGAAAGCGACTCCGGCTCGGATCTCGAGGCGCTCGAGGGCGTCGGCGCGAAAACTGTCGAAAAGCTCGTCGCGGCCGGCATCGAGAGTCTGAACGACCTGAGCGACGCGGATCCCGACGCCGTCGCCGAGAGTGTCGACGGCGTCAGCGCGGACCGGATTCGCAACTGGCAGGCCGAAGCCTGA
- a CDS encoding TlpA family protein disulfide reductase, which produces MNRRELLAGVASVGVLGGSAAVLWRGLSFGEGADSPSESATDSAENDSDGDTTDSSGPFELETLEAPGSEAETLTVPNDGLTLAMFFSPVCSRCQSLMPNMADAQTRLSDQYGDELTVVSVTGQQSPEQLREWWVDHDGDWTLAYDDGRVLTDRYDVVTHPVLMVIDSTGAVQWESEGVLEADRIVSSVERLLEDDSAADADEDAIPDGNDDAEETDSVPDENEDEHEH; this is translated from the coding sequence GTGAACCGCCGCGAATTGCTCGCTGGCGTCGCAAGCGTCGGCGTCCTCGGCGGGAGCGCCGCCGTGCTCTGGCGCGGACTGTCGTTCGGTGAGGGAGCCGACAGTCCATCCGAGTCAGCGACAGACTCCGCTGAGAACGACAGCGACGGCGACACCACCGACTCGAGCGGCCCGTTCGAACTCGAGACGCTCGAGGCACCCGGAAGCGAGGCGGAGACGCTGACGGTTCCGAACGACGGGCTGACGCTCGCGATGTTCTTTTCGCCCGTCTGTTCGCGCTGTCAGTCGCTCATGCCAAACATGGCCGACGCACAGACACGGCTCAGCGACCAGTACGGCGACGAACTCACCGTCGTCTCGGTCACGGGCCAGCAGTCTCCCGAGCAACTGCGGGAGTGGTGGGTCGACCACGACGGCGACTGGACGCTCGCCTACGATGACGGCCGCGTACTCACGGACCGGTACGACGTTGTCACCCACCCGGTCCTCATGGTTATCGATAGCACCGGCGCCGTCCAGTGGGAATCAGAGGGCGTTCTCGAGGCCGACCGGATCGTCAGCAGCGTCGAGCGCCTGCTCGAGGATGATTCGGCTGCTGACGCTGACGAAGACGCAATCCCGGATGGTAACGACGATGCCGAAGAAACTGACTCAGTGCCCGACGAAAACGAAGACGAGCACGAGCACTGA